CCTCCTGCAGGAGGAGCGACTGCGCGCGTACGGCGGCGTGCTGCGAGGCCGGCAGCGCGTCGAGCAGGCCGTCGAGCATGGCTCGGAGCCTTCGGCAGATCTGCACGGACGAACTTCCGTAGTCACGGATCTCGCAGACGGCGAGTTCGAGGTAGTCGTCCCAGTCCCGGCCCGGGAGCACGAGCCGCGCGTGCCCGGCGCGATCGGCCAGGACGTACCGTCCGGGCAGCCGCGTGGTGCCGACCGTGTGCAGGAACCACTCGATGTAGTTGATGACCTGCACCGCGGTCGTGGGGTCGTTCACCGCAGGGGAGAGGGCCCTGATCGCGACGTCGACGAGGACTCTCAGCGCGAAGGCGGGATCCTGTTCGATCGTACGCTCGGCCCCGAGGGCGACATGGCTGTTCACCCGCTCCGGGTCGGGTCGGGAGGTGCCTCCATGGACCTCCACCAGCACGGTGCCGGGCGGTATGAAGTCCCCGATCAGCCGGGTCACGACGAAGACGCAGTCGTGGCGGGCCGCCTCCGCGACCAGACCGGCCACGTCGAAGGCCTGAATGGCTCCACCGCGCATGGTACGGATCTGCAGCACCGAACCGTCGGACGGTACGCCTCCGTATCCGCGGGGCGCGGCACCCCGGATCGCCGCGGCGCCCTCGGTGAAGACGGTCTCTCCCATGCGGGCGACCAACTCCGCGACGGCCACCGGTCGGAGGCTGTGGGTGAACCGGTTGAGGTAGACGAGCAGGAGTACCAGGCTCACGGCCACCGCAGCGCCGGCCAGGGTGACCCCGAGGTCGGGGACCGACGCGGATTCGACGCTCCGCAACAGGGAGAAGGCGAACGCGAACGTCCCCGTGAAGGTCGCCAGAACCGCTTTCTGCAGCCGGTCCCGGTACCACAGGCGCATGTACCTGGGGGAGAGGGTTCCCGTGGCCTGCTGCACCACCAGCACGCCGATCGTGACGACGAACCCGAGCAGCGCCACCATCGCGCCCACGATGGCGGTGAGCACGCCGCTCGCCGTCGTGGCGGAGTAGTGCCAGCCGCTCGGCGGCCAGTCCGCGCTGTCGGCGGCGAGGGCGGCCTCGGCGAGAACGGCTCCGAGGACGAGACCGATCATCGGCACGATCCACAGACTGGCCTTGACGTACTGCCGCAACCTGAACCTGTCCGCCCAGGACGTCATGACACTCATGCCACGCTCCTTCGCGGGAGGAGTCAGGTATTTGTGAGGCACGACGCGACGACGGGTCCCCTCCACCTCACGGTAGGACGATTCCCGGACCGGCGCGCTGTGGCAGCGCCATCACCCCGCGTCACCGGCTCGCCAGGACGGAGCGACACCCTCGGCCTAAGCTGATCGGGTGCCGTCCGGTCCACCTCACCCCCGGTGCGCAGGTGCGCCGCATGTGGTCGACCGGGCTGAAAGGGGCCCGCGATGGAGGACTATCCCCTGATCGAGGACCATGGTCTGATCGGTGATCTGCAGACCGCGGCGCTCGTGACGACCGATGGGACGATCGACTGGTTCTGTTGTCCCCGGTTCGATGCGCCCAGTGTCTTCGGCTCTCTGCTCGACCGGCGCAAGGGCGGCCACTTCAGCGTGCGGCCGGTTGCGGAGACGTACACGACCAAACAGCTCTACCACCCGGACACGGCCGTCCTGGTGACGCGCTTCATGACGGAGGCCGGAGCGGGGGAGGTCGTCGACTTCATGCCGGTGACCGGAACCACCGCGACGGACCGGCACCGTCTCGTCCGCATGCTCCGCTGCGTACGCGGCAGCATCACGTTCGAAGGGGAATTCGCTCCGCGCTTCGACTACGGCCGCAAGCCGCACGAACTGCACGTCTCCGAGCACGGCGCGCTGTTCACCTCGGAAGACCTGGACTTCGCCGTCCACCCCGTTCGCGAGCCGCAGGACGAGCGGCTGCTGCGCATCCGCCGGGGAGACGACGACGACCTGTGCTTCTCCTTGAGCCTGCGGGCGGGGCAGCAGCGCGGCCTGGTCATGGAATCCGCCCCCGACGGGCCTCCGCGTGAGATCCGCCTGGAGGAGTTCGAGCGCCTCTTCGACGAGACGGTCGGCTTCTGGCGCTCTTGGCTGGGGCAGTCCACCTACTCCGGACGGTGGCGGGAGGCGGTGGAACGTTCGGCCGTGACGCTGAAGCTCATGACCTACGCGCCGACCGGCGCCCTGGTCGCCGCGCCCACGGCGGGCCTCCCCGA
Above is a genomic segment from Streptomyces sp. NBC_00094 containing:
- a CDS encoding DUF2254 domain-containing protein; translated protein: MSVMTSWADRFRLRQYVKASLWIVPMIGLVLGAVLAEAALAADSADWPPSGWHYSATTASGVLTAIVGAMVALLGFVVTIGVLVVQQATGTLSPRYMRLWYRDRLQKAVLATFTGTFAFAFSLLRSVESASVPDLGVTLAGAAVAVSLVLLLVYLNRFTHSLRPVAVAELVARMGETVFTEGAAAIRGAAPRGYGGVPSDGSVLQIRTMRGGAIQAFDVAGLVAEAARHDCVFVVTRLIGDFIPPGTVLVEVHGGTSRPDPERVNSHVALGAERTIEQDPAFALRVLVDVAIRALSPAVNDPTTAVQVINYIEWFLHTVGTTRLPGRYVLADRAGHARLVLPGRDWDDYLELAVCEIRDYGSSSVQICRRLRAMLDGLLDALPASQHAAVRAQSLLLQEAVEREFTDPARRAIAEQADHQGIGGQ